From the genome of Vagococcus entomophilus:
AAATTGATGAAGTAAGTGTGGCAGGTTTAATTGGAGATGCTATCAAGCGAATCCATGAAAATAAACCAGTCAGCCCATTATTTGAATCAAAAAAACGTCGCACTAAATAAAAAAAAGTTAGAACTTGTAAAACAAGTTCTAACTTTTTCTTTTTTTTATGTACATAAAAGAAAGGACTATTTTGTTTGGTTGTGTTGCTCTTGTTTTGCTAATAAGTCGCGAATTTCTTTTAAGTAATCTTCTGCTACAGGTGCTTTTTCAGCTGCTACTTCTTCTTTTGGTTTTTCAACAACTGTACGAGCCTTGTTAAAGGCTTTAACTATTAAAAAGACCACAAATGCTGTAATTAAAAAAGTAATAATTGCAGAAATAACTAGTCCAAAATCAAATTTGACACCGTTAAATGTCGCGTTTAAGCCATCCATTTTTCCATCTTTACTACCTGTTATAAGTTTGATCACAAGTGTAACAATCGGTGTAATTAGTCCGTTTACAATTGACGTTACAATAGCAGTAAACGCACCCCCAATAACAACCC
Proteins encoded in this window:
- the mscL gene encoding large conductance mechanosensitive channel protein MscL, with amino-acid sequence MIKEFKEFIMRGNVLDLAVGVVIGGAFTAIVTSIVNGLITPIVTLVIKLITGSKDGKMDGLNATFNGVKFDFGLVISAIITFLITAFVVFLIVKAFNKARTVVEKPKEEVAAEKAPVAEDYLKEIRDLLAKQEQHNQTK